The following coding sequences are from one Ctenopharyngodon idella isolate HZGC_01 chromosome 17, HZGC01, whole genome shotgun sequence window:
- the LOC127498516 gene encoding mitochondrial basic amino acids transporter-like, with translation MALDFVAGCIGGAAGVLVGHPFDTVKVRLQVQSVDKPLYRGTYHCFQSIVRQESMLGLYKGIGSPMMGLTFINAIVFGVQGNAMRMLAADTPLHQFLAGAAAGLIQCVICCPMELAKTRMQMQGTGQKSPSRKLYKNSLDCLVRIYRKEGIRGINRGMVTTVIRETPGFGIYFLTYDTLTRSLRCEPDDGYIIPKLLLAGGMSGIASWLSTYPVDVIKSRLQADGVGGANRYDGIMDCVRQSWRREGWRVFTRGLTSTLLRAFPVNATTFATVTLFLMYMREDECVKDCESMPTLQHSSL, from the exons GTGCCGCAGGTGTGCTGGTCGGACATCCATTCGACACGGTTAAG GTGCGACTGCAGGTTCAAAGTGTGGACAAGCCCTTGTACCGCGGGACGTATCACTGCTTCCAGTCAATCGTTCGCCAAGAATCG ATGTTGGGCCTCTATAAGGGCATCGGCTCCCCAATGATGGGCCTGACCTTCATCAATGCCATCGTGTTCGGCGTCCAGGGCAACGCCATGCGCATGTTGGCCGCAGACACGCCGCTGCATCAGTTCCTGGCGGGCGCGGCGGCCGGACTCATCCAGTGCGTCATCTGCTGCCCGATGGAGCTGGCCAAGACCCGCATGCAGATGCAGGGAACGGGCCAGAAGAGCCCGTCCAGGAAGCTCTACAAAAACTCTCTGGACTGTCTGGTCCGCATCTACCGTAAGGAGGGAATCCGAGGAATCAACCGAGGAATGGTGACCACCGTCATCCGCGAGACACCCGGCTTCGGCATCTACTTCCTCACCTACGACACGCTGACGCGATCGCTGCGCTGCGAACCCGACGACGGCTACATCATTCCCAAGCTGCTCCTTGCGGGCGGCATGTCAGGAATCGCATCCTGGCTCTCCACCTATCCCGTGGACGTCATCAAGTCCCGCCTCCAGGCGGATGGCGTGGGCGGAGCCAACAGGTACGACGGCATAATGGACTGCGTCCGTCAGAGCTGGCGGCGGGAGGGATGGAGGGTGTTCACTCGCGGCCTGACCTCGACTCTCCTGAGAGCGTTTCCCGTCAACGCCACCACCTTCGCCACCGTCACGCTCTTCCTCATGTACATGCGCGAGGACGAATGCGTGAAGGACTGCGAGTCCATGCCGACCTTGCAGCACAGCAGCCTGTGA